The following coding sequences are from one Bacteroidota bacterium window:
- a CDS encoding BamA/TamA family outer membrane protein, which yields MIVLLHFSQEHAPVRGLEPNIPSSIVLSWMSIMRRQLVPSFFLLLGLMLCTAAPASAQYFRFGKNKVQYDDLKWSYLQSKHFDIYYYEGAQHLADFTAKAAEDAYLQAERLFDHRISKRIPIIVYQSHNDFAVTNAVNLPVFSEGIAGVTEPFKNRIAIPFVGDYRQYRQTLHHELIHAVINDIYYGGTLQSVLQNNIALRIPHWFNEGLAEFASEGWSSDADDWLRDAIIHDDVPAIPYISGFASYQAGQGVWDYVAEQYGQEKIGEILQRLRITHSVEASFKRSTGLSLEEISERWQKTLKEIYYPELGARENITYFSRKIVTEKNGGFYNTSPALSPLGDRMAFVSSNNGLFDVLIVDTNEGKLVKKLVDGQTSVEYESLRILTPGLSWSPDGTQIALAVKSGPSDAIAVVDVDSEASTHYRIPDVDQIISVAWSPDGSRIAFEAAMDMQSDLFVLDLESHETVNYTNDVFSDHEPSWSPDGKSIVFHSDRGSYTALGAYQAATFNMVEHDYGQHDVYLLSLDQSTEARRLTYNTVWDDQSARFGSDPDKLLFLSDRNGIFNLYEKSLTSGLVRPLTNSLSGIKQVNLSADGGEAALVSMEQGKTLIYLMNAPFSREIDTDELPPNVWAQRVMQETILPAPAITLAPRSLQRDNPFLRDATDGIAYVRQPDAGGALMADRLMLLANRSPLSTTPLSDLPDSELPEEELMIARSSWDSTRYGSVNVNFDDYVFTDRPEDVTDDLLILRDPFDIEDNIDESGRFKPKRYKLRFSPDLVYGAAGYDALFGVQGITQITFSDMLGDHQVLVASNLLIDLRNSDYMMSYAYLPNRLDWSTSAFHVSRLLPDNNRNTIYRYRQYGLRYNVSYPLDKFRRIDANLSVIGVSQADIIEPSDPAITRTLLYPSVTFTRDVTTPGFMYPVSGSRYALSIAGSPFSFSEGQVRFVTLLGDVRRYIDLGRGRYTLALRASGATSLGPTQQLFYTAGVQNWVNREFDEDNGFPIEDISDFILATPIVPLRGYHINARSGTNFGLLNAELRFPLVAALLPGPIPLLPFYNVEGSAFVDVGAVWGGRGLDNPLNFLRTDEEGDRVFDDMVASMGFGVRTILLGYPVRLDFAWPHNGQRFGKQRTYISFGFDF from the coding sequence ATGATAGTCCTCTTGCATTTCTCACAGGAACATGCCCCCGTACGCGGGCTAGAACCTAACATCCCTTCTTCCATCGTTTTGAGTTGGATGTCGATTATGCGCAGACAACTGGTACCGTCCTTTTTTCTCTTGCTCGGCCTGATGCTTTGTACAGCAGCGCCGGCGTCTGCGCAGTATTTCCGGTTCGGGAAGAACAAGGTCCAGTATGACGACCTCAAGTGGTCCTACCTGCAATCAAAACACTTCGACATTTACTACTACGAGGGCGCCCAGCACCTTGCTGACTTCACGGCCAAAGCTGCAGAAGACGCGTATCTCCAGGCGGAGCGCCTGTTTGATCACCGCATTTCCAAACGTATCCCGATTATTGTTTACCAGAGTCACAACGATTTTGCCGTGACCAACGCTGTGAATCTTCCGGTATTTTCGGAAGGCATTGCCGGGGTTACGGAGCCTTTCAAAAACCGAATTGCCATCCCGTTTGTAGGCGACTACCGCCAGTACCGGCAGACGCTGCACCACGAACTGATCCACGCAGTCATTAACGACATTTATTACGGTGGTACGCTTCAGTCGGTCTTGCAGAACAACATTGCACTCCGCATCCCGCATTGGTTTAATGAAGGGTTGGCAGAGTTTGCTTCAGAAGGATGGAGTTCGGATGCAGACGACTGGTTGCGCGACGCCATTATCCACGACGATGTGCCGGCAATTCCCTACATCAGCGGTTTTGCTTCTTACCAGGCCGGCCAGGGTGTGTGGGACTATGTGGCTGAACAATATGGCCAGGAGAAAATCGGGGAGATTTTGCAGCGACTTCGTATCACGCATTCGGTAGAAGCCAGCTTCAAACGGTCAACAGGCCTCAGCCTCGAAGAGATATCTGAGCGCTGGCAGAAAACGCTTAAAGAGATTTATTACCCGGAGTTGGGTGCCCGTGAAAATATCACCTACTTCTCAAGAAAAATTGTCACCGAGAAAAACGGGGGCTTCTATAATACCAGTCCGGCCCTTTCTCCACTGGGAGACCGAATGGCTTTTGTATCATCGAACAATGGATTGTTCGACGTGCTGATTGTAGATACCAACGAAGGCAAATTGGTTAAAAAACTGGTGGACGGGCAGACAAGCGTCGAATATGAAAGTTTGCGTATTCTTACCCCCGGTTTGTCGTGGAGCCCTGATGGTACCCAGATTGCACTTGCCGTAAAGAGTGGTCCCTCAGATGCCATTGCTGTTGTAGATGTTGATAGCGAAGCATCGACCCATTACCGGATCCCGGATGTAGACCAGATCATTTCGGTGGCCTGGAGCCCGGATGGCTCCCGCATTGCGTTTGAGGCGGCGATGGATATGCAGAGCGATTTGTTTGTACTCGACCTGGAGTCGCACGAGACGGTGAATTACACCAACGATGTGTTTAGCGACCATGAGCCGAGCTGGAGTCCGGATGGCAAGTCAATTGTCTTTCACAGCGACAGGGGTTCATACACAGCGCTCGGGGCTTACCAGGCCGCTACGTTCAATATGGTCGAGCACGACTATGGGCAGCATGACGTCTATCTTTTGTCTCTGGATCAGAGCACAGAGGCTCGCCGGCTCACCTACAACACCGTTTGGGACGACCAGAGCGCAAGGTTTGGCAGTGATCCCGACAAACTGCTTTTCCTGTCTGATCGGAATGGCATTTTTAACCTGTACGAGAAGTCGCTAACTTCCGGACTAGTGCGACCCCTCACCAATTCGCTCAGTGGGATCAAGCAAGTGAACCTGTCTGCTGATGGGGGTGAAGCTGCGCTTGTAAGCATGGAGCAGGGCAAAACCTTAATCTACCTGATGAACGCGCCGTTCAGCCGGGAAATTGATACCGACGAATTGCCACCAAATGTGTGGGCCCAGCGGGTCATGCAGGAGACCATTTTGCCGGCGCCGGCCATCACACTTGCACCGCGCTCTCTGCAGCGCGACAACCCCTTCTTGCGTGATGCTACCGATGGCATTGCCTACGTGCGGCAACCCGATGCCGGCGGCGCATTGATGGCAGATCGGTTGATGCTGCTCGCCAACCGCTCTCCGCTCTCTACCACACCACTTTCAGATCTCCCGGATAGTGAATTGCCTGAGGAAGAGTTGATGATTGCGCGCTCCTCCTGGGACAGTACGCGGTACGGGAGCGTGAATGTCAATTTTGACGACTACGTATTTACAGATCGTCCTGAAGACGTTACCGATGACCTCCTGATCTTGCGCGATCCGTTTGATATTGAAGATAACATCGATGAGTCGGGTCGCTTCAAACCCAAGCGGTACAAGCTCCGCTTCTCTCCTGATCTTGTATACGGTGCTGCCGGCTACGATGCCCTATTTGGTGTGCAGGGCATTACCCAGATTACGTTCAGCGATATGCTGGGCGATCACCAGGTGCTCGTGGCATCCAATCTGCTGATTGACCTGCGCAATTCAGATTACATGATGTCGTATGCCTACCTGCCCAACCGGCTGGATTGGAGTACGTCTGCTTTCCATGTTTCTCGCCTGTTGCCGGATAACAATCGCAATACCATCTATCGCTACCGGCAGTACGGCCTGCGCTACAATGTGTCGTACCCGTTGGACAAATTTCGTCGTATTGACGCCAACCTGTCTGTGATAGGAGTAAGCCAGGCCGACATCATTGAGCCGAGCGACCCGGCCATTACGCGTACGCTGCTCTATCCGTCAGTTACGTTCACGCGGGATGTAACCACGCCGGGCTTTATGTATCCGGTGAGCGGCTCTCGGTATGCGCTCAGTATTGCCGGCAGCCCCTTCAGTTTCTCGGAGGGGCAGGTGCGGTTCGTCACGCTGCTTGGCGATGTACGGCGTTACATTGATTTGGGGCGTGGACGCTATACGCTTGCCTTGCGGGCCTCGGGTGCCACGTCGCTCGGCCCCACGCAGCAGCTGTTTTACACAGCCGGCGTGCAGAACTGGGTGAACCGGGAATTTGATGAAGACAACGGTTTCCCGATCGAAGATATTTCAGACTTTATCCTGGCCACCCCCATTGTGCCGCTGCGAGGCTACCATATCAATGCAAGAAGCGGGACAAACTTTGGAC